In Eschrichtius robustus isolate mEscRob2 chromosome 2, mEscRob2.pri, whole genome shotgun sequence, a single window of DNA contains:
- the PGBD2 gene encoding piggyBac transposable element-derived protein 2 isoform X1 — protein sequence MASSSSSLTTGRRTGSKLKSMKLLEVLNALEEEESGQSREEIFIAPPNNASGDFTDEDSGDEDGRRGTHLPGNVLHAFVVPEDSGSGEDEDDLQLQPAMKKQKAVVEPPHVWTKRDIRPDFTSWTASDPHMEDLKSQELSPVGLFELFFDEGTINFIVNETNRYAWQKNVNLGLTAQELKCVLGILILSGYISYPRRRMFWETSPDSHHHLVADAIRRDRFELIFSYLHFADNNELDESDRFAKVRPLIVRMNYNFQKHAPLEEFYSFGESMCEYFGHRGSKHLPAGKPVRLGYKIWCGTTSRGYLVWFEPSQGTLFTKPDRGLDLGGSMVVKFVDALQTRGCLPYHIFFDKVFTSVKLMSILRKKGVKATGTVREYRTERCPLKDPKELKRMKRGSFDYKVDESEEIIVCRWHDSSVVNICSNAVGIEPAGLTNHHSGAAKTQAQVHQPSLLRLYQEKVGGVGRMDQNIAKYKVKIRGMKWYSSFIGYVIDAALNNAWQLHRICCHDAQVDLLAFRRYVACVYLESNADTSSQGRRSRRLETESRFDMIGHWIIHQDKRTRCALCHSQTNTRCEKCQKGVHAKCFRAYHIR from the exons ATGGCTTCATCATCAAG CAGCCTCACTACCGGGAGAAGAACCGGCTCAAAGCTGAAGTCCATGAAGTTGCTTGAGGTTCTGAATGCTCTGGAGGAGGAGGAATCTGGCCAGAGTAGGGAGGAGATCTTCATTGCACCGCCCAACAATGCTTCAGGGGACTTCACTGATGAGGACTCGGGTGATGAAGATGGCCGGCGAGGAACCCACCTGCCCGGCAATGTGCTGCATGCCTTTGTTGTGCCTGAGGACTCTGGCTCCGGGGAGGATGAGGATGACCTGCAGCTGCAGCCAGCCATGAAGAAGCAAAAGGCAGTAGTGGAACCTCCACATGTCTGGACCAAAAGAGATATCCGCCCGGACTTCACCAGTTGGACAGCATCAGATCCTCATATGGAGGATCTCAAAAGCCAGGAACTGAGTCCTGTAGGCCTCTTTGAATTGTTTTTTGATGAAGGAACAATTAATTTTATTGTTAATGAAACCAATCGTTATGCTTGGCAGAAGAATGTCAACCTGGGTCTCACAGCCCAGGAATTGAAGTGTGTTTTGGGCATTTTGATTTTAAGTGGGTATATCTCCTATCCAAGGAGAAGGATGTTTTGGGAAACATCCCCTGATTCACATCATCATCTTGTGGCTGATGCAATTAGAAGGGACAGATTTGAACTGATCTTCTCATACCTGCATTTTGCAGATAACAATGAGCTTGATGAAAGTGATAGGTTTGCCAAGGTGAGGCCTCTCATTGTCCGCATGAACTACAATTTCCAGAAGCATGCACCCTTGGAAGAGTTCTACAGCTTTGGCGAGTCTATGTGTGAGTACTTTGGACACCGGGGGTCCAAGCATCTGCCTGCGGGGAAACCTGTGCGGCTGGGCTACAAGATCTGGTGTGGGACGACCAGCAGGGGCTATTTGGTGTGGTTCGAGCCCTCACAGGGCACACTGTTCACTAAGCCAGACAGGGGCCTGGACCTAGGAGGCAGTATGGTGGTGAAATTTGTGGATGCACTTCAGACACGTGGGTGTCTGCCATACCACATATTTTTTGACAAGGTTTTTACAAGTGTCAAATTGATGTCCATTTTAAGGAAGAAAGGAGTGAAGGCCACAGGAACTGTTCGTGAGTACAGAACTGAACGATGTCCCCTTAAAGATCCCAAAGAACTGAAGAGAATGAAGAGGGGTTCGTTTGATTACAAAGTTGATGAGAGTGAGGAGATCATCGTGTGCCGCTGGCATGATAGCAGTGTGGTCAACATCTGCTCCAACGCTGTGGGCATAGAGCCAGCAGGGCTGACCAACCATCACTCGGGAGCAGCCAAGACACAGGCCCAGGTTCATCAGCCATCACTGCTGAGGCTGTACCAGGAGAAGGTCGGGGGTGTCGGCCGCATGGACCAGAACATCGCCAAGTACAAGGTGAAAATCCGGGGTATGAAGTGGTACTCGAGTTTCATTGGCTATGTTATTGACGCTGCTCTTAACAATGCATGGCAGCTGCACAGGATATGCTGCCATGATGCCCAGGTGGACCTTCTGGCCTTCCGGAGATATGTGGCCTGCGTGTACCTAGAGAGCAACGCGGATACATCATCCCAAGGGAGGCGAAGCAGGCGGCTGGAAACCGAGAGCCGCTTTGACATGATTGGGCACTGGATCATCCACCAGGACAAGAGGACCCGGTGTGCCCTGTGCCACTCACAGACCAACACCCGCTGCGAGAAGTGCCAGAAGGGCGTCCATGCCAAGTGCTTCAGGGCGTACCACATCCGGTAA
- the PGBD2 gene encoding piggyBac transposable element-derived protein 2 isoform X2, producing MASSSSLTTGRRTGSKLKSMKLLEVLNALEEEESGQSREEIFIAPPNNASGDFTDEDSGDEDGRRGTHLPGNVLHAFVVPEDSGSGEDEDDLQLQPAMKKQKAVVEPPHVWTKRDIRPDFTSWTASDPHMEDLKSQELSPVGLFELFFDEGTINFIVNETNRYAWQKNVNLGLTAQELKCVLGILILSGYISYPRRRMFWETSPDSHHHLVADAIRRDRFELIFSYLHFADNNELDESDRFAKVRPLIVRMNYNFQKHAPLEEFYSFGESMCEYFGHRGSKHLPAGKPVRLGYKIWCGTTSRGYLVWFEPSQGTLFTKPDRGLDLGGSMVVKFVDALQTRGCLPYHIFFDKVFTSVKLMSILRKKGVKATGTVREYRTERCPLKDPKELKRMKRGSFDYKVDESEEIIVCRWHDSSVVNICSNAVGIEPAGLTNHHSGAAKTQAQVHQPSLLRLYQEKVGGVGRMDQNIAKYKVKIRGMKWYSSFIGYVIDAALNNAWQLHRICCHDAQVDLLAFRRYVACVYLESNADTSSQGRRSRRLETESRFDMIGHWIIHQDKRTRCALCHSQTNTRCEKCQKGVHAKCFRAYHIR from the exons ATGGCTTCATCATCAAG CCTCACTACCGGGAGAAGAACCGGCTCAAAGCTGAAGTCCATGAAGTTGCTTGAGGTTCTGAATGCTCTGGAGGAGGAGGAATCTGGCCAGAGTAGGGAGGAGATCTTCATTGCACCGCCCAACAATGCTTCAGGGGACTTCACTGATGAGGACTCGGGTGATGAAGATGGCCGGCGAGGAACCCACCTGCCCGGCAATGTGCTGCATGCCTTTGTTGTGCCTGAGGACTCTGGCTCCGGGGAGGATGAGGATGACCTGCAGCTGCAGCCAGCCATGAAGAAGCAAAAGGCAGTAGTGGAACCTCCACATGTCTGGACCAAAAGAGATATCCGCCCGGACTTCACCAGTTGGACAGCATCAGATCCTCATATGGAGGATCTCAAAAGCCAGGAACTGAGTCCTGTAGGCCTCTTTGAATTGTTTTTTGATGAAGGAACAATTAATTTTATTGTTAATGAAACCAATCGTTATGCTTGGCAGAAGAATGTCAACCTGGGTCTCACAGCCCAGGAATTGAAGTGTGTTTTGGGCATTTTGATTTTAAGTGGGTATATCTCCTATCCAAGGAGAAGGATGTTTTGGGAAACATCCCCTGATTCACATCATCATCTTGTGGCTGATGCAATTAGAAGGGACAGATTTGAACTGATCTTCTCATACCTGCATTTTGCAGATAACAATGAGCTTGATGAAAGTGATAGGTTTGCCAAGGTGAGGCCTCTCATTGTCCGCATGAACTACAATTTCCAGAAGCATGCACCCTTGGAAGAGTTCTACAGCTTTGGCGAGTCTATGTGTGAGTACTTTGGACACCGGGGGTCCAAGCATCTGCCTGCGGGGAAACCTGTGCGGCTGGGCTACAAGATCTGGTGTGGGACGACCAGCAGGGGCTATTTGGTGTGGTTCGAGCCCTCACAGGGCACACTGTTCACTAAGCCAGACAGGGGCCTGGACCTAGGAGGCAGTATGGTGGTGAAATTTGTGGATGCACTTCAGACACGTGGGTGTCTGCCATACCACATATTTTTTGACAAGGTTTTTACAAGTGTCAAATTGATGTCCATTTTAAGGAAGAAAGGAGTGAAGGCCACAGGAACTGTTCGTGAGTACAGAACTGAACGATGTCCCCTTAAAGATCCCAAAGAACTGAAGAGAATGAAGAGGGGTTCGTTTGATTACAAAGTTGATGAGAGTGAGGAGATCATCGTGTGCCGCTGGCATGATAGCAGTGTGGTCAACATCTGCTCCAACGCTGTGGGCATAGAGCCAGCAGGGCTGACCAACCATCACTCGGGAGCAGCCAAGACACAGGCCCAGGTTCATCAGCCATCACTGCTGAGGCTGTACCAGGAGAAGGTCGGGGGTGTCGGCCGCATGGACCAGAACATCGCCAAGTACAAGGTGAAAATCCGGGGTATGAAGTGGTACTCGAGTTTCATTGGCTATGTTATTGACGCTGCTCTTAACAATGCATGGCAGCTGCACAGGATATGCTGCCATGATGCCCAGGTGGACCTTCTGGCCTTCCGGAGATATGTGGCCTGCGTGTACCTAGAGAGCAACGCGGATACATCATCCCAAGGGAGGCGAAGCAGGCGGCTGGAAACCGAGAGCCGCTTTGACATGATTGGGCACTGGATCATCCACCAGGACAAGAGGACCCGGTGTGCCCTGTGCCACTCACAGACCAACACCCGCTGCGAGAAGTGCCAGAAGGGCGTCCATGCCAAGTGCTTCAGGGCGTACCACATCCGGTAA